The Alcaligenes faecalis sequence CCAACGGCGGCTTGCTCGCGCCCGTAACCGGCTTGCTCGGTGGCCTGCTGGGAGGCGGCCGTCAATGATGAATAAAGTCATGAACCCGGTCAATTTACCAGTGAGCCGTCATCCTGGCGCACAGAGCGCCAGTGCCCGCTCCAACTGGTCCTCGCACAACCATGAGCACAGCATGCTGTCAGAAAAAATGTTGATGGATCTGGGCAAGATGCTGGGTCGTCAATTCACCATCTACGCGGAAGCCCTGAAAGCCAGCCTGGCCGAAGAGGCAAACATGCCCCTGAACGACTTCAAGGCCTTGGAATACATCATGGAGTTCGATGCCTTGCCCACCGGCCAGTTAGCACACTTGATGGACTTGAGTGCCAGTGGTGTTAGCGCCCTGATCAATCGCCTTGAGCACCGCGGTTACATCACGCGTGGCCGTCACCCTCTGGACAAACGCGTGATTGCCTTGCACCCCGTGATGGACAAGTGTCGCGAAGTTTTGGCGGTGAAAGAGCGTGCCATTAATCAAGCCATCAACACGGCAGCGAATCAAAACCCAGCCCAGTTGATTGCCATGTACGACTTTCTCGTCGACAGCATGAGCACCTTCAGACAGAACACCAAAACCTGGCTGGATGCCAAGGCCTTGGTGCCACGCAGTTCCTAAGCACCCCGCTTTACCCCTACCGAACCGCTGCTTGTCAGCGGTTCTTCTTTTGTTACGTAACATGTTCCACCCAAAACCCGTAACAAATAGCCCTCTTTTTTTTACGTACTTTGCATCAAATCCAAAGAACATGCGGCCTAGCACGATTCCAATAGATTGGCATGGAAATTGCTTCTAACAAAATCAGGAAGCAAGCAAGTAACCCGATCATTTATTGGAGCAAGCAATGCATAAAAATACAGACAGCAAGAAACCAGGCCTACGCCTGACACTCCTGGCCACCTTGATGGCCAGTACCTTGACCTTGACCGCCTGCGGCAGCTTATTAGGAGGGGGCAGCGGCAGTAGTGGTGGCGGTGGAGAAACCCCCACCAACCCAGGCACGGGTGGGCCTGGTAACGGCGGCGATAACGGCGGTGGTGACAACGGCGGTGGCGATAACGGCGGCGGTGACAACGGTGGCGGTGACAACGGCGGCGGTGACAACGGCGGTGGCGATAACGGTGGCGGCGATAACGGCGGTGGCGATAACGGCGGCGGCGATAACGGTGGCGGCGATAACGGTGGCGGCGATAACGGCGGTGGCGATAACGGTGGCGGCGATAACGGCGGTGGCGATAACGGTGGCGGCGATAACGGCGGCGGTGACAACGGCGGCGGTGACAACGGTGGGAATCCTCACACTCCTGGCCCACTTGAAACCACACTGAATAATGTAGGCGAAGCCGTCGACAATGTCCTGCCAGTCGGTTTGCAAGATACCGGTGGCAAACTGGGCAAAACACTGGACACCGTGGTTGCCCCTGTCGTCGACACGGCAACGGGTCTGACTCAACAAATTGGCGGTGCAACCGGCTTGGGTCAACCCATCAATGGTCTGACACAACAAGTAGGTGGCGTTGTGACCAATCTGGGTGAGCAACTGGGCAATAGTGGCCTGCCCCTGAATCTGGGCCAAGGCGTCGGTGGTCTTTTAACGGGATTGGGCAACGCGGTGGGCAGTGCAGGCGGTTTGCTGCATGCTGACGCCAACAACCCTAATCCATTGACCGCCGTGCTGGGTCACGCCACCGGTGGCGTTGCGGCACTGACCGACTCCCTCTTGGGCGAAGGCAGCTTGTTGCACCCCATCACAGGTCAACTCGGTTTGGGTGGCTTGCTGGACGGTGCAAATGCCGCCCCCATTCTTGAGCCTTCCCTTGCCAACGTGGGCCAAACCGTCGACAACATTCTGCCTGTGGGCCTGAACCCCATCCTGGGCAATGTCGGTGAAACCCTGGATACCGTGGTCGCTCCTGTCGGTGCCACGGTGACCAATGTCACTCAACAAGTGGGTGACGGCCTAGGTATTGGCCAGCCCATCAATGCCCTATTGGGCGGCGTAGGAAGTGCCTTGGGTAATGTCGGTACGCAAATTGATGGCGCCGCCCCACTGGGTCTGGGCGGTGTCGTCGGGCACTTGGGCCAGGCCGTTGCCTCGGTCGGAGGGCTGGTCCACCAAACTGACAGCAATACCAACCCGCTGGGCAACACCCTGAATCACGCGACACAAGCCGTCGCCTCCCTGACCGGTGGGCTGACGGGTGGTTTGGGTGGTGGTGATGCTGCCAACGGTGGTTTGCTCTCACCAGTTACTGATTTGCTCGGCGGCCTGACAGGTGGTTTGGGCGATGGTGAGGGCGCCAACGGCGGCTTGCTGGCCCCTGTTACCAACCTGGTCGGTGGTTTGACCGGCGGACTAGGTGGTGGTGACGCCGCCAACGGTGGTTTGCTGGCCCCTGTCACGGGTCTCGTCGGTGGTTTGACCGGCGGGCTAGGTGGTGGTGATGCCGCCAACGGTGGCTTGCTGGCTCCTGTTACCAACCTGGTCGGTGGTTTGACCGGCGGGCTAGGTGGTGGTGATGCCGCCAACGGTGGCTTGCTGGCCCCTGTTACCGGCTTGGTCGGTGGGCTTTTAGGCGGCGCCACTGGCAACACGAATACTGGTGGGGAAGCCCCTGCGGGCACCAATAATGGCGGCCTACTCGCACCAGTAACCGGACTGCTGGGTGGTTTGCTGGGCGGCCCTCGCTAAGCAAGAGGATGGGGCGGAGTACGCCCCATCCCTAAACCCCAGCATGCCCCTCATTTCTACGTGAAATGGCTGAGCAAGCCTGATCACCAGTTGGAGTAAGTCATGACTAGAAAGCCACGTTTTACATCCAGCAAGATCATTTTGCTCAGCCTGACAGCCAGCCTGTTTTCAATAAACGCACAGGCCGAGGTACTCGGAACCAGCATGGGCAATATTGGGAAGGCGGTTGATAACCTCCTCCCTCTTGAGTTGCAGCAAACTGCAAGGCTATTGGGTCAGGAGCTGGACACCTCCGTTCTCGACTACGTCGATGTCGAGGTGGTATTTGAAACCGTACACAATCAAATGCACGCCCTGATCCCGCCGGAGCCGGTACTAAGCCCTGCACTACAACTGGCACACGGACAAATACACTCCCTAGGTGACACAGTCGCTGCTATCGGCTTGCCCTTGGAAACAGGACAAGCCGCATCCAGGCTGTTTCATGGCGTAGGTGATACCGTTCTCAGCACAGGCGGCCTGCTCTACGACGTTCCAGATGAGCCTAATCCCCTGACGCCCATATTGGGATCTGCGACCAACGGCCTTGCCGCAACTACCGAAACCTTGTTTCTGGACGGGCCGTTACTGACAAACAGGGTGAGCAGTCGTGAAAGTGCTTCCAGACACATTGTCAACTCTACGCGGCGAAACACCCAAGATCAGACTCATTCTGTAGGCAGGGTTGGCAACGTGCTCTACCCAGGCCCAGGAGACACAGACTCGTTGGTATCTTTACTAGCACACGGCACGAACGGAATTACATCAGCGACCGATACCTTGCTTCAAGGCAATCCCTTGTTGTCAGCCCCATCACCCAATCCCGCCTCGCCGGCAAACCTGAATACGGGGACCACCGATGGTCTGCTTGCCCCCGTCACGAATGTCCTTGCCGGTCTGAATGGAAATGGAGACACCGTCAATGGCGGCCCGCTGGCCCCTGTAACCGGGCTGCTCGGTGATTGGCTGGGCAACCCTCGCTAAACAAGGCGGGCAAATGGGGCCTGCACGGCCTCATTGCTTAACCCCAGAACTTAGCTCATCTCAGTCTGAAAAATCAGAGCGCCCCTAATTCATAGATGGAGTCAGTCATGATTACAAAGACACGTTTAGCTTCCAGCAGGATCATTTTGCTCGGACTGACAGCAAGCCTGGTTTCACTAAGCGCACAGGCCGATATCGTGGGTGCCAGCAATCTGGACTCGCCAGCATCCGACAGACTTGCGACGAGCCTGGGGAATATTGGCCTGGCAGTGGATAATATCGCTCCGCTGGGACTGCAGGAACCAGTACGGGACGCCGGCAAATTGATGAGTGCTATTAACGTGGATGTTGCCCAACTAGAACGTTGGAAAGACCGCGTTATGGGTGCAATCGACAGGGGCGATGTCACCGACGAAATCGTAAAACCAATATTGAATACGGCGGAGCAGGGTATTGACGAACTGAGCCAACAACTTGCGAACACTCCCCTCCCCTTTCATGCAGGGCAAGCTGCCGGATCATTACTCCACGGCGTTAGCGACACTGTTGGCAACGTGGGCGACCTGGTCAGAAACAATCCGGACAACCCCTACTCCATTAGCAACACACTCAATGCTCTAAGCGGCAGCCTGGCCCATGCAACGGATGCTTTGTTCCAAGACGGTGGACTTCAAGCTACTGTCAACAGCGGGCTGCTCAATGGTCTGACGAGCAACAGTCCCGGCAACGCACATCTCCTCTCCCCCGTCACCAACCTGGTCAACGCTACGGGCGGGGGCTTGCTCAACACCAACACAAGCAACGACGGCCTGCTGGCTCCAGTCGGTAATCTGCCTGGCGGTGGGCTGGCAGGCGGCTTGCCCAATACGGCAGACAGCAACAATGGTTTGTTGACGCCTGTCACCGGCCTGGTGACAGGCTTGCTAGGCAATGCCTCGGCGGGCCCGGTCAATAACGTGCAGGCATCACTACCTGCGAACAACTCCGCAACAACAGCAGCCCATCGCGGTTTGTTGGCCCCCGTCACTGGTCTGGTCAGCGGCCTGCTGGGTGGTGCACCACATTAAGGATGCGTGCGTATGCCAGATAAACAGACACTGACAAGGACCTGGATCGACGCCGATCCTTCGGATACGGTGCTGTCAGGGCATATGCGCGGGGACATTGTTCGCATGATGGTGCGCCAGTTCGATGTCTATATGGAAGCCAACAAGCATGAACTGGCACAAGAAGCAGGCCTGAGCCTGAACGAATACAAGGCACTGGAATTCGTGCTGGAGCTCAAACCCTTGTCACCGGGCAGACTGGCCCAGCTCCTGCACCTGAGTCCCAGTGGTACCCACGCCCTGATTACCCGGCTGGAACAGGCGGGTTATCTGACCCGCAAGCCACACCCTCGCGATGGACGCATGACCAACCTCTACCCCAATCAGGAGCGATGTAGACGTCTGATCGCTAATATGGAACACGCAGCGCAACACATTATCCATGCCACTGCCCGGCATAACCCTAGCCAACTGCTTGCCCTATACGATTTTTTAATCAGCAGCATCGACTACTTGCGTGAAGATGCGATGCACAGGCTCCAGCGCAAACCCGACTAAGGATCAGGGACCGGTTTCTTGCTGTTTTGCCCACCAGTTACCCCTGGTGGGCTTTTTTTCGGCTACGTCCCTATTTTGTCCCTGTGACCGCCTACCCAGCCAAACGGCCCCATGCTACAAAAGACACTGGTCGGCCTGGCTGGCTTTTTCATCGCTAAAACCGTAAGGATGTGTTCATGAAACTCTCTGTACTGATTGCCGCCCTGCGCCTGCGCCATCTTGCAGGGGCTGCGCTGCTGTCCACTTCGCTGGCAGCCTATGCCCTACCCGCAGGTCTGGCCCAAGGCCCCTCAGTTGAAGGCGTCACTCAATACACGCTGGACAATGGCTTGCGCCTTGTGCTGGCCCCCGACGATTCCAAACCGACGACCACCGTCAACATGACGTACCTGGTCGGCTCGCGACACGAGAACTACGGGCAAACCGGTATGGCCCACCTGCTGGAACACATGCTGTTTCGGGGCACGCCGACCCTGCGCAATGCACTGGGGGAATTCTCCAAGCGAGGACTGGAAGCCAATGGCACCACCTCCAGCGACCGTACCAATTACTTTGCCAGCTTTGCCGCAGATCCCGAAACCCTGAAATGGTATCTGGACTGGCAAGCCGATGTCATGGTCAACGCCTTGATCGACAAGCAGGATCTGGAAGCGGAAATGCCCGTGGTACGCAATGAAATGGAAAGCGGTGAAAACAGCCCTTTCCGTGTTCTGATGCAAAAACTGACCGCTGCCGCCTACCAATGGCATAGCTACGGCAAGACCACCATTGGCGCCCGCTCCGACGTCGAAAATGTCGATATTGAACAGCTTCGCAAGTTCTACCACGACTACTATCAGCCTGATAATGCCGTGCTGTTTGTAACTGGGCAGTTCGATACCGAGCAAACCCTGGAAAACATTGCCAAAGCCTTTGGCTCCATCCCCAAGCCGACTCGCACGCTGCGTCCTGAGTACACGGTAGAACCTGTACAGGACGGCACCCGCACGGTGACCTTGCGCCGTCATGGTGGTACGCCCCTGATCATGTCGCTATACCACCTGCCCAGCGCAGCCAGCCCGGAGTACATGGACTTGAGCCTGGGTATCAGTGCCTTGGGCGATACCCCCAGCGGACAACTGTACAAGAACCTGGTGAACAAAAACCTGGCCACCAGCGTATTTAGCTTTGATTCCGAAAGCCACGATCCAGGCTACGCCCTGTTTGGTGCCGAGCTGAAACCCGATATGGATCAGCAAAAAGCCTTGCAGGTCATGAATGACACCCTGGAAGGTCTGGCCAAATCCCCGCTGAAAGAAACGGACCTGGAGCGCATCCGCAGCCAATGGATGACGGGTTGGACACAAACCTATGCCAATCCCTCCCGCCTGGCCAGCGCGCTATCTGAAGCGGCGGCCAGCGGCGACTGGCGTTTGTTCTTCCTGCAACGAGACCGGGTAGAAGCGGCCAAGCTGCCCCAAGTTCAAAAGGCGCTGGAAACCTGGCTGGTCGCCAGCAACCGCAGCAATGGTTTATACATCCCCACGGAAAAGCCGCTACGCGCCCCTGAAGCCACCACGGTTGATGTCGCCAAGTTGGTACAGGACTACACCGGCAAAGACAGCGGTAAAGCCGTTGAAGCCTTTGACCCCAGCCCTGCCAACATCATGGCCCGCACTGATCTGCAGCCCTTGTCCTTGGGCAAGGATCTGGGTGAAGTAAAAATGGCTCTGCTGCCCAAGGAGACACGCGCTGAACGCGTGGAAGCTCGCTTGTCCATCAAGTTTGGCTCGCCTGACCAACTCAAGAACCAAACCGCTACCGCGGCTGCTGTCGCCAGCCTGCTGAGCACCGGCACCAAAAAACTGAACCGGGAACAGATTTCCGATCAGTTCACCGCCATGCAAACCCAGTTCAGCACCAGCGGCTCCAATGGTCGTTTGTACCTGAGCCTGTCGTCCAACCGCGAGAACCTACCTAAGGCCATTGCGCTGGCGCTGGATGTTCTGCGCGACGCGAACTTCCCCGAGGATGAGCTGAAGAAGTATCAGCAAGCCGTTGTGACCAGCCTGAAATCGGCCAGTACCGAGCCAGCAGCCCTGGCAAGCCAGGCAATTGAACGCTATACCAACCCCTGGCCTAAAGACGACATTCGCTACACGCCCAGCTTTGAGGAAGGCATAGAGCGAGTCCAGGCGGTAAACATCAAGCAAGTACGAGACTTCCATCAAAAATTCTACGGTACGGGCGATGTCACCTTTAGCGCCGTGGGCGACTTTGACAAGGAAGAAGTTCGCAAGGCTTTGGCCGATGGTTTGCAAGGTTGGCGCAAAGCCCCGACCTACCAACGTCCGGACAATCCACTGCAAACTGTGGCTCCCAAGGTCTTTGACATCAACACCCCAGACAAAGCAAACGCCTTTTATCTGGCGGATCTGGGCCTGAAACTGCAAGACAGCGATGTGGACTTCCCGGCTGTCTACTTGGCCAACTACTTGCTGGGCCTGTCTGAAACCTCGCGCTTGTGGAATCGCGTACGTGTGGAAGATGGCTTGTCCTACAACGTACGTAGTCAGGTGGAGGCGTCCAGCCATGAACCCCATGGCTCGTGGACGGTCTATGCCATCCACGCCCCCAGCAATAGCGAAACGCTGGGCAAGACTATCGACGACGTATTGACGCAAGCACTAAAAGATGGCTTTAGCGAGCAAGAGGTCAAGGAAGGCGTGAATGCCTTGCTGAATTATCGTCGCTTGTCCCGCAGCCAGGACACCGTGGTCAGCAGCGCCTGGTTGAACTACCTGGATTTAGGTCGCAGCTTTGAATGGTCCGAGAAAATGGATCAGGAGCTGCAAAAGCTCAACGCTGAACAGGTCAATGCAGCTTTGCGTAAATACCTGAAACCCAAGGAAATGGTCGTGGCAATTGCCGCTGACCATGAGCGTCAACAGCAAGGGGCAGCCGCAGCAACGCCTGAAACCGCAGAACAGGCTCCGGTTACAGCACCGGCTCCAGAGCCACTGGATGCCCAACCTTGATCAAACCAACAACCCTGCTTGCCTGATCTTTGAACAGGCGTAAAAAAGCCCGGTACTCTTGTACCGGGCTTTTTACTTCCTATTTAGCGACTCCTTGCTGGAGCCGTGCCAACATTCAGGAAAAGAAGCCCTTCACCTTGTCCGTCCAGGATTCGCTTTTGGGCGA is a genomic window containing:
- a CDS encoding helix-turn-helix domain-containing protein, which gives rise to MPDKQTLTRTWIDADPSDTVLSGHMRGDIVRMMVRQFDVYMEANKHELAQEAGLSLNEYKALEFVLELKPLSPGRLAQLLHLSPSGTHALITRLEQAGYLTRKPHPRDGRMTNLYPNQERCRRLIANMEHAAQHIIHATARHNPSQLLALYDFLISSIDYLREDAMHRLQRKPD
- a CDS encoding pitrilysin family protein, with the translated sequence MKLSVLIAALRLRHLAGAALLSTSLAAYALPAGLAQGPSVEGVTQYTLDNGLRLVLAPDDSKPTTTVNMTYLVGSRHENYGQTGMAHLLEHMLFRGTPTLRNALGEFSKRGLEANGTTSSDRTNYFASFAADPETLKWYLDWQADVMVNALIDKQDLEAEMPVVRNEMESGENSPFRVLMQKLTAAAYQWHSYGKTTIGARSDVENVDIEQLRKFYHDYYQPDNAVLFVTGQFDTEQTLENIAKAFGSIPKPTRTLRPEYTVEPVQDGTRTVTLRRHGGTPLIMSLYHLPSAASPEYMDLSLGISALGDTPSGQLYKNLVNKNLATSVFSFDSESHDPGYALFGAELKPDMDQQKALQVMNDTLEGLAKSPLKETDLERIRSQWMTGWTQTYANPSRLASALSEAAASGDWRLFFLQRDRVEAAKLPQVQKALETWLVASNRSNGLYIPTEKPLRAPEATTVDVAKLVQDYTGKDSGKAVEAFDPSPANIMARTDLQPLSLGKDLGEVKMALLPKETRAERVEARLSIKFGSPDQLKNQTATAAAVASLLSTGTKKLNREQISDQFTAMQTQFSTSGSNGRLYLSLSSNRENLPKAIALALDVLRDANFPEDELKKYQQAVVTSLKSASTEPAALASQAIERYTNPWPKDDIRYTPSFEEGIERVQAVNIKQVRDFHQKFYGTGDVTFSAVGDFDKEEVRKALADGLQGWRKAPTYQRPDNPLQTVAPKVFDINTPDKANAFYLADLGLKLQDSDVDFPAVYLANYLLGLSETSRLWNRVRVEDGLSYNVRSQVEASSHEPHGSWTVYAIHAPSNSETLGKTIDDVLTQALKDGFSEQEVKEGVNALLNYRRLSRSQDTVVSSAWLNYLDLGRSFEWSEKMDQELQKLNAEQVNAALRKYLKPKEMVVAIAADHERQQQGAAAATPETAEQAPVTAPAPEPLDAQP
- a CDS encoding collagen-like triple helix repeat-containing protein, translating into MHKNTDSKKPGLRLTLLATLMASTLTLTACGSLLGGGSGSSGGGGETPTNPGTGGPGNGGDNGGGDNGGGDNGGGDNGGGDNGGGDNGGGDNGGGDNGGGDNGGGDNGGGDNGGGDNGGGDNGGGDNGGGDNGGGDNGGGDNGGGDNGGNPHTPGPLETTLNNVGEAVDNVLPVGLQDTGGKLGKTLDTVVAPVVDTATGLTQQIGGATGLGQPINGLTQQVGGVVTNLGEQLGNSGLPLNLGQGVGGLLTGLGNAVGSAGGLLHADANNPNPLTAVLGHATGGVAALTDSLLGEGSLLHPITGQLGLGGLLDGANAAPILEPSLANVGQTVDNILPVGLNPILGNVGETLDTVVAPVGATVTNVTQQVGDGLGIGQPINALLGGVGSALGNVGTQIDGAAPLGLGGVVGHLGQAVASVGGLVHQTDSNTNPLGNTLNHATQAVASLTGGLTGGLGGGDAANGGLLSPVTDLLGGLTGGLGDGEGANGGLLAPVTNLVGGLTGGLGGGDAANGGLLAPVTGLVGGLTGGLGGGDAANGGLLAPVTNLVGGLTGGLGGGDAANGGLLAPVTGLVGGLLGGATGNTNTGGEAPAGTNNGGLLAPVTGLLGGLLGGPR
- a CDS encoding MarR family transcriptional regulator, with protein sequence MMNKVMNPVNLPVSRHPGAQSASARSNWSSHNHEHSMLSEKMLMDLGKMLGRQFTIYAEALKASLAEEANMPLNDFKALEYIMEFDALPTGQLAHLMDLSASGVSALINRLEHRGYITRGRHPLDKRVIALHPVMDKCREVLAVKERAINQAINTAANQNPAQLIAMYDFLVDSMSTFRQNTKTWLDAKALVPRSS